A genomic segment from uncultured Vibrio sp. encodes:
- a CDS encoding YceH family protein, producing the protein MKVELTAIEARVIGCLIEKEVTTPDLYPLSLNALTNACNQKSNREPVMSLSESDVLDAVDALIERRLVSDESAFNSRVSKYQHRFCNTEFGDLKLSEQEKGIVCCMLLRGAQTPGEIRTRTNRLTAFRDVKEVENVLEHMASEEKGPLVVKLPREAGKRESRYMHLFCGEVDAAAIEPTAAVSPSSDRVSQLEQEVAMLREELDALKAQVESLL; encoded by the coding sequence ATGAAAGTTGAGCTAACGGCAATAGAAGCACGAGTAATTGGTTGCCTGATCGAGAAAGAGGTGACAACTCCCGATCTTTATCCCCTTAGTCTGAATGCACTTACCAACGCATGTAATCAAAAAAGCAATCGTGAGCCGGTTATGTCGTTGTCCGAGTCTGATGTATTAGATGCGGTAGATGCGCTGATTGAACGTCGACTCGTCAGTGACGAAAGTGCGTTTAATAGCCGAGTGAGCAAGTATCAACACCGTTTTTGCAATACAGAGTTTGGTGATCTGAAACTTTCTGAGCAAGAAAAAGGCATTGTATGCTGCATGCTGTTGCGTGGTGCTCAGACGCCTGGAGAAATTCGCACTCGAACTAACCGCCTGACGGCTTTCCGCGACGTTAAAGAGGTGGAAAACGTTCTTGAGCATATGGCGAGTGAAGAAAAAGGGCCATTAGTCGTAAAACTGCCACGAGAGGCTGGTAAGCGTGAATCTCGCTATATGCATTTATTCTGTGGTGAAGTAGATGCCGCGGCAATCGAGCCAACCGCGGCAGTGTCACCGAGCTCAGATCGAGTTAGTCAGTTAGAGCAAGAAGTGGCAATGCTTAGAGAAGAGCTCGATGCACTGAAAGCCCAGGTAGAATCTCTACTTTGA
- a CDS encoding MATE family efflux transporter, whose product MSSTTISPQPTLAKQLFSMTWPMLFGVLSLMSFQLVDSAFIGQLGVLPLAVQGFTLPLQMVVIGIQVGLGIATTAVISKALGANETRYAKQLGGLVLMIGSVGVAIISVLIWLLRNPILSMLSAPDTVMPIIDNYWPWWLLSSWTGALLYFYYSICRAHGNTMLPGTMMMITSGVNLVLDPIFIFTFDLGINGAALATIAAFSFGILVVAPRVKKNHWATTQWQDLNVVKSVRSIGNIMGPAMISQLLPPLSSMLATKLLAGFGTAAVAAWALGSRFEFFAIVSVLALTMSLPPMVGRLLGAKNYDDIQSLVSIAVKFILIFQLLIAVITFTVANPLALLMTSDIQVEQVLEMHLMIVPISLGSLGVCMLMVSVCNALGKSYTALTVSALRLFVFFLPCLWIGSQLGGIKGLLLGACLGNICAGIAAYLTYRRTIASLSEMHKAH is encoded by the coding sequence ATGTCCTCAACTACGATCAGTCCTCAACCTACATTAGCCAAGCAATTGTTCTCGATGACATGGCCCATGCTCTTTGGTGTTTTATCACTGATGAGTTTTCAGCTTGTGGACAGTGCTTTTATCGGCCAACTTGGCGTCTTACCTTTAGCGGTACAAGGTTTCACACTACCACTGCAAATGGTCGTGATCGGTATTCAGGTCGGCTTAGGTATCGCGACAACCGCGGTTATATCTAAAGCACTAGGAGCCAATGAAACACGCTATGCTAAACAACTTGGTGGTTTAGTCCTAATGATAGGCTCGGTAGGGGTTGCGATAATCAGTGTGTTAATTTGGTTACTTCGCAACCCGATATTATCCATGCTCAGCGCACCGGATACGGTTATGCCAATCATCGATAATTATTGGCCATGGTGGTTGCTAAGCTCCTGGACCGGCGCCCTTCTCTACTTTTACTACAGCATCTGCCGAGCCCACGGAAATACCATGTTGCCTGGCACCATGATGATGATCACCAGCGGCGTGAACCTTGTTCTCGATCCGATCTTCATTTTTACCTTCGATCTCGGCATTAATGGCGCAGCGCTTGCGACAATTGCCGCGTTCAGTTTTGGTATTTTGGTCGTGGCTCCACGAGTCAAAAAGAACCATTGGGCCACAACGCAATGGCAAGACTTAAACGTAGTTAAGAGTGTCCGTTCTATCGGCAATATAATGGGGCCGGCGATGATAAGCCAACTCTTGCCTCCTTTGTCTTCCATGCTGGCAACTAAGCTACTGGCTGGATTTGGTACGGCAGCCGTCGCGGCATGGGCGCTGGGATCGCGATTTGAGTTTTTCGCCATTGTCTCTGTGCTCGCGTTAACCATGTCTTTACCGCCAATGGTAGGGCGATTGCTTGGCGCAAAAAACTATGATGATATTCAATCGCTGGTGAGTATTGCAGTTAAGTTTATTCTGATCTTCCAGCTCTTAATTGCAGTTATTACCTTTACTGTCGCGAATCCTCTGGCGTTATTAATGACCAGCGATATTCAGGTTGAGCAAGTGTTAGAAATGCATTTGATGATCGTCCCGATTAGCTTGGGCTCCCTGGGCGTATGTATGCTTATGGTTTCTGTCTGCAATGCATTAGGTAAGTCATACACGGCGCTAACCGTTTCGGCGTTACGTCTGTTCGTCTTTTTCCTGCCGTGTTTATGGATTGGCTCTCAGCTCGGCGGAATTAAAGGCCTTCTGCTTGGTGCTTGTCTCGGTAATATATGCGCGGGCATCGCTGCTTATCTCACTTATCGTCGCACTATCGCATCGCTGTCCGAAATGCATAAAGCGCACTAA
- a CDS encoding DUF496 family protein produces MSSVFEIVSQARRKNKLKRELLDNEKKVRDNRKRVDLLENLLDYIKPEMTHDDILAIIKNMKADYEDRVDDHIIKSAEISKARRDISRRIRELTEEDKQTSGKK; encoded by the coding sequence ATGAGTAGCGTATTTGAAATCGTTAGCCAAGCTCGTCGCAAAAACAAACTGAAACGAGAGCTTCTTGATAACGAGAAAAAAGTTCGTGATAACCGCAAACGTGTAGACCTGCTGGAAAACCTTCTAGACTACATCAAGCCAGAGATGACTCACGACGACATTCTAGCGATCATCAAAAACATGAAAGCTGATTACGAAGACCGTGTTGATGACCACATCATCAAGAGCGCTGAAATCTCGAAAGCTCGTCGTGACATCAGCCGTCGTATTCGTGAACTTACGGAAGAAGACAAGCAAACTAGCGGCAAGAAATAA
- a CDS encoding GIY-YIG nuclease family protein produces MTESVEQVWFVYLIRNNRNALYCGVTNDIERRFKQHQDGKGAKALKGKGPLVLEWTMRFDSKSVAMKAEYFIKQLAKKKKELLVASKASLGLDEKHRLILTEPSLNTNT; encoded by the coding sequence ATGACTGAAAGTGTGGAACAAGTTTGGTTTGTTTATCTGATACGGAATAACCGCAATGCCCTTTATTGTGGTGTAACCAATGATATTGAACGTCGGTTTAAACAGCATCAGGATGGTAAAGGTGCCAAGGCGCTAAAAGGTAAAGGTCCATTAGTTCTGGAATGGACAATGAGATTTGACTCTAAGAGCGTGGCGATGAAAGCTGAGTATTTTATAAAGCAACTCGCGAAAAAGAAAAAAGAGTTATTAGTTGCGTCGAAAGCGTCACTTGGCCTAGATGAAAAACACCGCTTGATATTGACCGAACCGTCGTTAAATACCAACACATGA
- a CDS encoding Gfo/Idh/MocA family oxidoreductase: MFNLAIIGTNWISQQFVEAAIQTGEFRLKAVYSRDIDKARSFGAPYHAETFYDSLDALGKDPDIDAVYIASPNSLHAPQAIQMLSAGKHVICEKPMASNYALAQEMFKCAEQNDVVLFEAFMSPYTPNFKVLKQSLPTISPLRHATISYCQYSSRYQKYLNGENPNTFNPEFSNGSIMDIGYYCLGAAIELFGEPNQVQASAVVLPSGVDGCGSVTLAYDDFNVNLLHSKVSDSLIPSEFQGEQGSVLVDMISTGRGVERILRGKEKEVLTLPQIENHMFYEAKAFAGQLKLGLIDESTKQRSLTVAKVLTEVRRQTGVVFPADKTA; this comes from the coding sequence ATGTTTAATCTCGCGATTATTGGCACGAACTGGATATCGCAACAATTTGTTGAAGCGGCGATACAAACGGGGGAGTTTCGCCTCAAAGCCGTCTATTCGAGAGATATTGACAAGGCGCGTTCATTTGGTGCCCCATACCATGCGGAGACTTTCTACGACAGTTTAGACGCTTTGGGAAAGGATCCCGATATTGATGCGGTTTACATTGCCAGTCCGAATTCACTTCATGCACCGCAAGCAATACAAATGCTAAGCGCGGGCAAGCACGTAATTTGTGAAAAGCCGATGGCCTCAAATTACGCCCTTGCACAAGAGATGTTTAAGTGTGCTGAACAAAATGACGTCGTGCTTTTTGAGGCATTCATGTCGCCTTACACACCAAATTTTAAGGTATTGAAACAAAGCTTACCGACTATTTCACCATTAAGACATGCGACGATCAGCTACTGCCAATATTCATCGCGCTATCAAAAGTATTTAAACGGCGAGAACCCGAACACGTTCAATCCGGAATTTTCCAACGGTTCAATTATGGATATCGGCTATTACTGTCTGGGCGCTGCAATCGAGTTGTTTGGAGAGCCGAACCAGGTTCAGGCCAGTGCGGTTGTCTTACCGTCAGGAGTGGATGGGTGCGGGAGTGTGACGCTTGCCTACGACGATTTTAACGTTAACCTTCTGCATTCAAAAGTAAGTGACTCGTTGATTCCAAGTGAATTTCAGGGTGAACAGGGTAGCGTGTTAGTTGACATGATATCCACCGGTCGTGGCGTCGAACGCATTCTTCGTGGTAAAGAGAAAGAAGTACTAACCCTGCCACAAATAGAAAACCACATGTTTTACGAAGCTAAAGCTTTTGCCGGACAACTTAAGTTAGGTTTGATTGATGAGAGCACTAAACAACGCTCATTGACAGTTGCGAAAGTCCTGACTGAAGTCAGAAGACAAACTGGCGTTGTTTTTCCAGCGGACAAAACGGCTTGA
- a CDS encoding LysR family transcriptional regulator has product MLNHINLNLLRSLHVLLEECHVSRTAQRLNITQSAVSRQLAQLRELCGDPLLIRQGNQLIPTPRAIALKEKLDALLAEFDHLLDDKPFEPKDWQGELVIASSDYVAQYVLPDIASHLSEFAPQLDMAYRLWQPDFLDKLHELGIHIASSMYPSKPEGVSSINIGSDNSVCLMKGSHPLAKCESVSAKQLVSYSHIKVTGGGDKDSSADLALKEMGLERHIAFKVPFFSAAVNRLVTSDNLMVVPEHIALNLAKHWRLVNKPLPFATQTHEYWLMWHPKYDTDPAHRWVREQIRTVMKLSEYSIH; this is encoded by the coding sequence ATGCTAAACCACATTAATTTAAACTTGCTGAGATCCTTACATGTTTTGCTCGAAGAGTGTCATGTAAGCCGCACTGCGCAGAGATTGAACATCACGCAGTCTGCGGTGAGTCGTCAGTTGGCTCAACTCCGCGAGCTGTGTGGAGATCCGCTTCTTATTCGTCAGGGTAATCAGCTGATTCCTACCCCAAGAGCGATAGCGCTAAAAGAAAAACTGGATGCGTTACTCGCGGAATTTGACCATCTTTTGGATGACAAGCCATTTGAACCTAAAGACTGGCAGGGAGAACTTGTGATTGCGTCGAGTGATTACGTTGCCCAATATGTTCTACCGGATATAGCGTCGCACCTCAGTGAGTTCGCGCCACAACTTGATATGGCTTATCGGCTTTGGCAGCCTGACTTTCTGGACAAACTGCATGAGCTCGGCATTCACATCGCTTCTTCTATGTACCCATCCAAGCCGGAAGGTGTATCGAGCATTAACATCGGATCGGATAATTCAGTTTGTCTGATGAAAGGCTCGCACCCACTGGCTAAGTGTGAAAGTGTCAGCGCGAAGCAACTCGTCAGCTATTCGCACATTAAGGTGACGGGAGGTGGTGATAAGGACTCCAGTGCTGATCTGGCGTTAAAAGAGATGGGTCTGGAGCGTCATATCGCATTTAAAGTGCCTTTCTTCTCTGCAGCCGTAAACAGACTGGTAACGAGTGACAACCTTATGGTCGTGCCGGAACATATTGCGCTGAACCTTGCCAAACATTGGCGTTTAGTCAATAAGCCACTGCCTTTTGCAACCCAGACACATGAATATTGGTTGATGTGGCATCCAAAATACGACACCGATCCTGCCCATCGTTGGGTTAGAGAACAAATTCGGACAGTGATGAAGCTATCGGAATACTCTATTCATTAA
- the luxQ gene encoding quorum-sensing autoinducer 2 sensor kinase/phosphatase LuxQ, with amino-acid sequence MTNTSTRKRRSLSTLITKIIILVLAPIILGIFVQSYYFSKQIIWQEVDRTKQQTSALILNIFDSHFAAIQIHHDSNSKSDVVLDFYSQRDEEALNFFFLSIDQSDPAHTPEIRFLTNHQGIIWDDGNAHFYGIDDSILDTISNSVTFTNNWYYITSLTPMGARHLLVRRVPVLEPTTGEVMGYSYNVVVLDNNFGLMERLKNEGNVDNVVLISNNLPLANSLAGDESYKIFDVLKRRESQEKLDQLLIIKTPIEVNAAHTDLSLLTVQDNQSVVTLQVQHLLAMMASVIGMILIALLTKEWIENKVAEQLDSLMSYTRSAREEKGFERFGGSDIEEFDDIGTTLENTFEELEAQKRSFRDLFNFALSPIMVWSEAGVLIQINPAARKELVLEKDNKTMPPVFENFKEKLLPHLRMASQGATLTGVNVPIGDKVYRWNLSPILVEGDLSGIIVQGQDITTLIEAEKQSNVARKEAEKSAQARADFLAKMSHEIRTPINGILGVAQLLKGSVKSQEQSNQIDVLRHSGEHLLAVLNDILDFSKIEQGKFNIQKHSFSFTDTVRTLENIYRPICESKGVDLVIENQLDPKLALFTDQVRFNQIMFNLLSNAVKFTPSGSVRLSAELEQFEGAENSVLVVEISDTGIGIDPNKLDQMFEPFVQEEETTTREYGGSGLGLTIVKSLVDMLDGNVQVQSQKGVGTTFVVTLPVKDRERILNANKPNRHINPEDLFSETLKVLLVEDNHTNAFILKAFCNKYEMQVDWAKDGLEAIERLKHHTYDLILMDNQLPHLGGIEATKEIRRNLKLGTPIYACTADTAKETGDAFMEAGANYILLKPIKENAFHAALLDYKQRFLDD; translated from the coding sequence ATGACAAATACATCAACTAGAAAGCGTCGCTCTTTGTCGACGCTCATAACTAAAATTATAATTCTCGTTCTTGCTCCGATAATTTTAGGCATCTTCGTTCAGAGTTATTACTTCTCCAAACAGATTATTTGGCAGGAAGTTGACAGGACAAAGCAACAAACATCTGCCCTGATTCTGAATATTTTCGACAGCCATTTCGCTGCGATTCAAATCCACCATGACAGCAACTCTAAAAGTGATGTGGTGCTTGATTTTTATAGTCAGCGTGACGAAGAAGCCTTGAATTTCTTTTTTCTCAGCATTGATCAGAGTGATCCTGCACACACGCCTGAAATTCGCTTCCTCACTAACCATCAAGGCATTATCTGGGATGACGGTAACGCCCATTTTTATGGCATTGATGACTCGATACTCGATACTATTTCCAATAGCGTCACATTCACCAATAACTGGTACTACATTACGTCACTAACGCCAATGGGCGCTCGTCACTTGCTGGTTAGAAGAGTCCCGGTACTTGAACCCACAACGGGCGAAGTGATGGGTTACTCATACAATGTTGTCGTTTTGGACAACAACTTTGGCTTGATGGAAAGGCTGAAGAACGAAGGTAACGTCGATAATGTTGTACTCATCTCCAATAACTTACCTCTAGCCAACTCGTTGGCTGGCGATGAGTCTTACAAAATATTTGATGTTCTGAAACGTAGAGAATCTCAAGAGAAGCTCGACCAACTACTGATTATTAAGACGCCAATTGAGGTGAATGCGGCTCATACCGATTTATCTCTACTGACGGTTCAGGATAATCAAAGCGTCGTTACCCTGCAGGTTCAGCATCTTTTGGCGATGATGGCTTCGGTTATCGGGATGATCTTGATCGCCTTACTGACCAAAGAGTGGATAGAGAATAAAGTAGCAGAACAACTTGACTCCTTAATGTCGTACACACGTTCAGCTCGCGAAGAAAAAGGGTTTGAGCGATTTGGCGGGTCAGATATCGAAGAGTTTGATGATATCGGTACTACGTTAGAAAACACTTTTGAAGAGCTTGAAGCACAAAAACGCTCATTCCGTGACCTGTTTAACTTTGCTTTATCGCCGATCATGGTGTGGTCTGAAGCCGGAGTTCTGATACAAATCAACCCAGCGGCGAGAAAAGAGCTGGTGCTTGAAAAGGACAATAAGACCATGCCTCCCGTGTTTGAGAACTTTAAGGAAAAGTTGCTTCCTCACCTGCGTATGGCGTCGCAAGGGGCAACTCTTACTGGGGTGAATGTACCGATTGGCGACAAAGTGTATCGCTGGAACTTATCTCCCATTCTTGTTGAAGGCGATCTCAGTGGCATTATTGTTCAAGGGCAAGATATCACTACCCTTATCGAGGCTGAGAAGCAAAGTAATGTCGCCAGAAAAGAAGCAGAAAAATCCGCTCAAGCTCGTGCTGATTTTCTGGCTAAGATGAGTCACGAAATTCGAACGCCGATAAATGGGATTTTAGGTGTCGCCCAGTTATTGAAAGGATCCGTTAAATCACAAGAGCAAAGTAATCAGATAGATGTGCTTCGCCATAGTGGTGAGCACTTGCTCGCTGTTTTGAATGATATCCTAGACTTTTCAAAAATCGAGCAAGGGAAATTTAATATTCAAAAACACTCGTTTTCCTTCACTGATACCGTTCGTACTTTAGAGAATATTTATCGTCCGATTTGTGAAAGCAAAGGTGTGGATCTGGTCATCGAGAACCAGTTAGATCCGAAGCTGGCTCTGTTTACTGATCAGGTTCGTTTCAACCAAATCATGTTTAACCTACTTAGTAACGCTGTCAAATTTACCCCATCAGGAAGTGTTCGGCTGAGCGCGGAATTAGAGCAGTTTGAAGGAGCTGAAAATAGCGTGCTAGTGGTTGAAATTTCCGACACGGGTATTGGTATCGACCCGAATAAACTTGATCAGATGTTTGAGCCGTTTGTACAAGAAGAGGAAACCACAACGCGTGAATATGGTGGTAGTGGTTTAGGACTGACGATCGTCAAGAGTTTGGTTGATATGTTAGACGGTAATGTTCAAGTTCAAAGTCAAAAAGGGGTTGGAACGACGTTTGTTGTGACATTGCCAGTGAAAGACCGTGAGCGTATCTTGAATGCAAACAAACCAAACCGACATATCAATCCTGAGGATTTGTTCAGTGAAACGTTGAAAGTCCTGCTTGTTGAAGATAACCATACCAATGCGTTTATTTTAAAAGCCTTTTGTAATAAATACGAAATGCAGGTTGATTGGGCAAAAGATGGGCTTGAGGCAATCGAGCGGTTAAAACACCATACCTATGATTTGATATTGATGGATAACCAACTTCCTCATTTAGGCGGTATAGAAGCCACAAAAGAGATTCGCCGAAATTTGAAATTAGGTACGCCAATTTATGCTTGCACGGCTGATACCGCAAAAGAAACTGGTGATGCGTTTATGGAAGCGGGAGCGAATTACATCTTACTCAAACCGATTAAAGAGAATGCGTTCCACGCTGCACTTTTGGATTATAAACAGCGATTCTTAGACGACTGA
- a CDS encoding glyceraldehyde-3-phosphate dehydrogenase, producing the protein MSPEKYLQDWQTSQTIAESISPLIGKLYREKGIEVVLFGKTLINATTIDILKTHRVARRYTGSPLSLEQTMPIIEALCEMSISSSRVDIGHLATKYWNEHEDTSSLNDFLQTALQGARDADSSLKARDVVLYGFGRIGRLLTRLLIEKSGPGYPLRLRAIVVRGGKKGDLEKRASLLRRDSVHGQFNGSIIIDEERKALIVNGNFIQIIYANNPSEVDYTAYGINNALVVDNTGVWRDAEGLSQHLACNGAQKVLLTAPGKGDIKNVVFGVNESVIQEEDTIISAASCTTNAITPVLKALNDKYGVLSGHIETVHSYTNDQNLIDNFHSGDRRGRSASLNMVLTSTGAAKAVAKALPELAGKLTGNAIRVPTPNVSMAVANLNLGEDVDRDSLNDYLREMALNSELSAQIDYTDSTEIVSTDLVGSRHPGVVDGQATIAQDKRCVLYIWYDNEFGYSCQVVHCMEQMMGVRYQTFPR; encoded by the coding sequence ATGAGTCCAGAGAAATATCTCCAAGACTGGCAAACTAGCCAAACGATTGCTGAATCTATTTCCCCTCTAATTGGTAAGCTGTATCGTGAAAAAGGAATCGAAGTGGTTCTGTTCGGTAAGACGCTTATCAATGCCACAACTATCGACATTCTCAAAACTCACCGCGTAGCAAGACGATACACTGGAAGCCCTCTTTCTCTAGAGCAAACAATGCCTATCATTGAAGCACTATGTGAAATGAGCATTTCGTCTAGCCGCGTTGATATTGGTCATCTGGCAACTAAGTATTGGAATGAGCACGAAGACACTTCTTCACTAAATGATTTCCTACAAACAGCACTTCAAGGTGCTCGTGATGCAGATTCTTCTCTGAAAGCTCGCGATGTGGTTCTTTACGGTTTTGGTCGCATCGGGCGACTACTAACTCGTCTTCTTATTGAAAAGAGCGGCCCTGGTTACCCACTAAGACTTCGTGCAATCGTTGTACGTGGTGGTAAAAAAGGCGACTTAGAGAAGCGTGCTAGCCTACTTCGTCGTGACTCGGTACACGGCCAATTCAATGGTAGCATCATCATTGATGAAGAGCGTAAAGCACTGATTGTGAACGGCAACTTCATTCAAATCATCTACGCAAACAACCCAAGCGAAGTTGACTACACAGCATATGGCATTAATAACGCTCTTGTTGTCGACAACACCGGCGTTTGGCGTGATGCAGAAGGTCTGAGCCAACACTTAGCATGTAACGGCGCACAAAAAGTACTTCTGACGGCACCTGGTAAAGGCGATATCAAAAACGTTGTATTTGGTGTAAACGAATCTGTGATTCAAGAAGAAGACACCATCATTTCAGCAGCAAGCTGTACAACAAACGCAATCACGCCAGTACTGAAAGCGCTAAACGATAAGTACGGTGTACTTTCTGGCCACATCGAAACGGTTCACTCATACACTAACGACCAAAACCTGATCGATAACTTCCACTCAGGCGACCGTCGTGGACGTAGTGCATCTCTGAACATGGTTCTGACTTCAACTGGCGCAGCAAAAGCAGTAGCAAAAGCACTGCCTGAACTGGCTGGAAAACTAACAGGTAACGCGATTCGCGTACCTACGCCAAACGTTTCAATGGCAGTTGCAAACCTAAACCTAGGTGAAGACGTGGATCGTGATTCACTAAACGACTACCTACGTGAAATGGCGCTAAATTCTGAGCTATCAGCACAGATTGATTACACAGACTCAACTGAAATCGTTTCAACAGACTTAGTTGGTTCTCGTCACCCTGGCGTAGTTGATGGTCAAGCGACTATCGCACAAGACAAGCGTTGTGTACTGTACATTTGGTACGACAACGAATTCGGTTACAGCTGCCAAGTTGTGCACTGTATGGAACAAATGATGGGTGTTCGTTACCAAACATTCCCTCGATAG
- a CDS encoding autoinducer 2-binding periplasmic protein LuxP, with the protein MKKELLFSLVLMIGISPASPASQVLNGYWEYQEFLDEFPEQKQLTNALAEAVRENPNPITTEKKRELKISVVYPGQQISDYWIRNIDAFEKRLDKLNINYQLNQVFTRPNADIKQQSLSLMEALKSNSDYLIFTLDTTRHRKFIEHVLDSKKTKLILQNITTPVRDWNNHQPFLYVGFDHAEGSRKLAQEFSQRFPKHSHYSVLYFSEGYISDVRGNTFINQVNRDSHFELQSAYYTKATKQSGYEATKASLDKYPDVDFIYACSTDVALGAVEALAELGRDDIMINGWGGGSAELDAILNGELDITVMRMNDDTGIAMAEAIKWDLEGKSVPTVYSGDYEVVTTSDSPDRIEALRKRAFRYSDN; encoded by the coding sequence ATGAAAAAAGAGTTATTATTCTCCCTTGTTTTAATGATTGGTATTTCCCCTGCATCACCTGCTTCGCAAGTGTTGAATGGGTATTGGGAATATCAAGAATTTCTCGATGAATTCCCAGAGCAAAAACAGCTAACCAACGCGCTGGCTGAGGCTGTTAGAGAAAACCCGAATCCGATTACAACGGAGAAAAAGCGTGAGCTGAAGATTTCTGTCGTTTACCCTGGGCAGCAAATTTCGGATTACTGGATCAGAAATATTGATGCATTTGAAAAACGGTTAGATAAGCTGAATATTAACTATCAGCTCAATCAGGTTTTTACTCGTCCAAACGCCGATATTAAACAGCAAAGTCTCTCACTAATGGAGGCTTTGAAAAGCAATTCGGACTATCTCATCTTCACTCTCGATACCACTAGACATCGTAAATTTATCGAGCATGTATTGGATTCGAAAAAAACCAAACTGATCTTACAAAACATTACGACACCGGTAAGAGACTGGAATAACCACCAGCCGTTTCTTTATGTTGGTTTTGATCACGCAGAAGGCAGCAGAAAATTGGCGCAAGAGTTTAGCCAACGCTTCCCCAAACACAGCCACTACAGCGTGCTTTACTTTTCAGAAGGGTACATTAGTGACGTAAGAGGGAATACATTTATTAACCAGGTAAACCGTGACAGTCACTTTGAGCTACAATCTGCTTACTACACTAAGGCGACAAAGCAATCAGGGTATGAGGCGACAAAAGCCAGTTTGGACAAGTATCCTGACGTGGATTTTATTTATGCTTGCTCGACAGATGTCGCGCTTGGGGCTGTTGAAGCGCTAGCGGAACTTGGGCGCGATGATATTATGATTAATGGTTGGGGAGGGGGCTCTGCGGAGCTAGACGCCATTTTAAACGGAGAGTTAGATATAACCGTCATGCGTATGAACGACGACACAGGTATCGCTATGGCAGAAGCCATAAAGTGGGATCTGGAAGGGAAGTCAGTACCAACAGTATATTCTGGCGACTATGAAGTGGTCACAACATCAGACTCTCCAGATAGAATAGAAGCATTAAGAAAACGCGCATTTAGATACTCAGATAATTGA
- a CDS encoding LysE family translocator — protein MTLTVWLSLFTVCLLGAMSPGPSLAIVAKHALAGGRLNGLATAWAHAFGIGIYAFITLIGLAVVLQQSPLLFKAISLAGAAYLAYLGFNALRSKGGVAAKLESGQETTVAQSAREGFFISILSPKIALFFIALFSQFVALGNDLSNQMIIVATPFIVDGLWYTFITIVLSSSRVVDRIRSKAVLIDRLSGVVLMLLALRVVVTI, from the coding sequence ATGACACTAACAGTTTGGCTATCACTTTTTACCGTATGTTTGTTGGGCGCTATGTCTCCAGGGCCTAGTTTGGCGATTGTCGCTAAACACGCTTTGGCTGGTGGCCGTCTTAATGGGTTGGCGACAGCGTGGGCACACGCATTTGGTATCGGGATATATGCATTTATTACTCTGATCGGCTTGGCAGTAGTTTTACAGCAAAGCCCGCTACTGTTTAAAGCGATCAGCTTGGCGGGGGCAGCGTACTTGGCCTATTTGGGGTTTAATGCTCTGCGTTCGAAAGGCGGTGTAGCGGCTAAGCTTGAATCTGGGCAGGAAACCACCGTTGCTCAGTCAGCAAGAGAAGGCTTTTTTATCTCTATTCTCAGTCCTAAAATTGCACTGTTCTTTATCGCCTTATTTAGCCAGTTCGTTGCTTTGGGTAATGATCTGAGTAATCAAATGATCATTGTTGCTACGCCGTTTATCGTTGACGGTTTGTGGTACACGTTCATTACTATCGTACTCTCGAGCTCGCGAGTGGTTGATCGTATTCGCTCAAAAGCAGTGTTGATCGATCGCTTGTCTGGCGTTGTGCTTATGTTGTTGGCTCTTCGCGTGGTTGTAACGATATAA